From a region of the Oryza sativa Japonica Group chromosome 6, ASM3414082v1 genome:
- the LOC107278043 gene encoding xyloglucan O-acetyltransferase 3: protein MGIMGKWERCIGGRSKPMSRQRTQEALRRAPGDSEVDRKEKPWAARWKASLIATCLVALPALVFLAVGGGMPSAVTVLGGAGAARAMAECDVSRGRWVREPRGPSYTNVTCSTVADYVNCQKFGKDPGYLYWRWRPDGCELPRFSPATFLAAVRGKRLAFIGDSLARNHMESLLCLLSQVETPTDMHAGAFVDAFRRWRFPEHDFMLMAVWTEFLVHAVPVVAGRRTGPFDVHLDRINAEWTRRLPLLDYAVISNGNWFFRANYLWEGGRRVGCVDCGEPGLAHFPMAYAVGRVVGAALDAIAGCADCKRELVALVRTYTPDHFEHGSWFSGGYCNRTRPLEEDEVSSGVIAWELRAAQIEEVRKAREKVTTTMRTRRRFGVVDVTPAMMARADGHPGEHHRRWRGRNANDCLHLCLPGPINMWNDVLLRRLAELSPPSDAR, encoded by the coding sequence ATGGGAATCATGGGGAAATGGGAGAGATGCATCGGAGGCAGAAGCAAGCCAATGTCGAGGCAGCGCACGCAGGAGGCTCTCCGTCGAGCACCTGGCGACTCCGAGGTGGACAGGAAGGAGAAGCCATGGGCGGCGCGGTGGAAAGCTTCTCTGATCGCGACCTGCCTCGTCGCGCTGCCGGCGCTGGTGttcctcgccgtcggcggcggcatgcccTCCGCCGTGACGGTGcttggcggcgcgggcgcggcgagaGCAATGGCGGAGTGCGACGTGTCGAGGGGGAGATGGGTGAGGGAGCCGAGGGGGCCGAGCTACACGAACGTGACGTGCTCGACGGTGGCCGACTACGTCAACTGCCAGAAGTTCGGCAAGGATCCCGGCTACCTCTACTGGCGGTGGCGGCCCGACGGGTGCGAGCTCCCGCGGTTCTCGCCGGCGACGTTTCTCGCCGCCGTGCGCGGCAAGCGGCTCGCCTTCATCGGCGACTCGCTGGCGCGCAACCACATGGAGTCGCTGCTCTGCCTGCTGTCCCAGGTGGAGACGCCCACCGACATGCACGCCGGCGCGTTCGTGGACGCGTTCCGGAGGTGGCGCTTCCCCGAGCACGACTTCATGCTCATGGCGGTGTGGACGGAGTTCCTCGTCCACGCCGTCCCGGTCGTCGCCGGCAGGCGGACGGGGCCGTTCGACGTCCACCTCGACCGGATCAACGCAGAATGGACGCGCCGCCTGCCGTTGCTCGACTACGCGGTGATCTCCAACGGCAACTGGTTCTTCCGCGCCAACTACCTCTGGGAGggcggccgccgcgtcggctGCGTCGACTGCGGCGAGCCCGGCCTCGCCCACTTCCCCATGGCGTACGCCGTCGGCCGCGTCGTCGGCGCGGCGCTCGACGCCATCGCCGGGTGCGCGGACTGCAAGCGCGAGCTCGTCGCGCTCGTGCGCACCTACACGCCGGACCACTTTGAGCACGGCTCGTGGTTCAGCGGCGGCTACTGCAACAGGACGCGGCCATTGGAGGAGGATGAGGTGAGCTCGGGCGTCATTGCCTGGGAGCTGAGGGCGGCGCAGATCGAGGAGGTGAGGAAGGCGAGGGAGaaggtgacgacgacgatgaggacgaggaggaggttcGGCGTGGTGGACGTGACGCCGGCGATGATGGCGCGTGCCGACGGGCACCCCGGCGAGCACCACCGCAGGTGGAGGGGGAGGAATGCCAACGACTGCCTGCACCTATGCTTGCCGGGGCCCATCAACATGTGGAACGACGTGCTGCTCCGGCGGCTCGCCGAGCTCTCGCCGCCATCGGATGCACGGTGA
- the LOC107278309 gene encoding xyloglucan O-acetyltransferase 3, translated as MSHSVRSVLCSGAVQKRAEENNNSCDTSVGRWVRDPSGPAYTAATCPTLPASKNCHKYGKDPGHLYWRWRPDGGCDDLPRSSPARFLAAVRGKRLAFIGDSLARNHMESLLCLLSQAEAPTKVSADDDGVREWRFPAHGFTLMAITTRFLARAEEVLGGDGRPTASFDVHLDAPDPVWASRRLRELDYAVFSTGNWFFRVNYFSEGGRRVACSGCSGDADAGELADFGVAHAVRRVVRAALEATARCGDGDCKRGLVAFVRTYTPSHFEHGSWFDGGYCNRTRPLEEDEAPSWDQSIGWDVRRAHIEEVTSARKTTPATTTRFEVLDVTKAMMLRADGHPGRHYDKRSAGGGANDCLHWCIPGPIDMWNDVLLHKIAETASPPATNLR; from the coding sequence ATGAGTCATTCAGTGCGTTCTGTGCTTTGCTCAGGTGCGGTGCAAAAACGAGCCGAGGAAAACAACAACAGCTGCGACACGTCGGTGGGGAGATGGGTTCGGGATCCGAGTGGCCCGGCGTACACGGCCGCGACGTGCCCGACGCTGCCGGCCTCCAAGAACTGCCACAAGTACGGCAAGGATCCCGGCCACCTCTACTGGCGGTGGCGCCCCGACGGCGGCTGCGACGACCTGCcgcgctcctcgccggcgcgcttcctcgccgccgtccgcggcAAGCGCCTCGCCTTCATCGGCGACTCGCTGGCGCGCAACCACATGGAGTCCCTCCTCTGCCTCCTCTCCCAGGCGGAGGCGCCGACGAAGGTgtccgccgacgacgacggtgtcCGGGAGTGGCGCTTCCCCGCGCACGGGTTCACGCTCATGGCGATCACGACGCGGTTCCTGGCGCGCGCCGAGGAggtgctcggcggcgacgggaggcCGACGGCGTCGTTCGACGTGCACCTCGACGCGCCGGACCCCGTCTGGGCGAGCCGCCGCCTGCGGGAGCTCGACTACGCCGTCTTCTCCACCGGCAACTGGTTCTTCCGCGTCAACTACTTCTCCGAGGGCGGTCGCCGCGTCGCTTGCAGCGGCTgcagcggcgacgccgacgccggcgagctcgccgacTTCGGCGTCGCGCACGCCGTCCGCCGCGTCGTCAGGGCGGCGCTCGAGGCCACCGCccggtgcggcgacggcgactgcaagcgcggcctcgtcgcgtTCGTGCGGACCTACACGCCGAGCCACTTCGAGCACGGCTCGTGGTTCGACGGCGGCTACTGCAATCGGACGCGGCCACTGGAGGAAGACGAGGCGCCGAGCTGGGACCAGTCCATCGGGTGGGATGTGAGGAGAGCCCATATCGAGGAGGTGACGtcggcgaggaagacgacgccggcgacgacgacgaggttcgAGGTGCTCGACGTGACGAAGGCGATGATGCTGCGCGCCGACGGCCACCCGGGGCGGCACTACGACAAGaggtcggccggcggcggcgccaacgaCTGCCTGCACTGGTGCATCCCGGGGCCCATCGACATGTGGAACGACGTGCTCCTCCACAAGATCGCCGagaccgcctcgccgccggcgacgaatcTCCGGTGA